Below is a window of Cytobacillus firmus DNA.
ACATATGCGACCTCGTCCACATTTGCGAGCCTGTCCATGACCATTTCGCCAATTTCATCGCTTTTTATTTCAGAGACACCATTGCTGCGGAGTTCTTTCTCCACTTCAAAAGTAATGTCCTCCAGATCTTTAAGGGCTACCGGCCTCTTTTCACATGCTTTAATAAGGCCTCTCAGAATTTTTTCCCGGCTGAATTCCTCTCTCGTACCTTCTTTTTTCACAACGATTAACGGAATTTCTTCCACTTTCTCAAAAGTCGTAAACCGGTATCCGCATTTCTCGCATTCCCTTCTGCGGCGGATGGATCGGCTGTCATCCACAGGACGGGAATCGAGTACACGGGTATTATTGTTTTGGCATGAAGGGCATCTCATTCAATCAGCTCCGAATTTTTTTATAAGTTGGCTTTAGACTAATTACCGAATATTATTTGATACTCTTATCTTATAAAAAAGGAGTTGACAGTACAAGTACAACTATTTATCTGCGTTTCTTGCAGAACCGAGAAAATCATGCCGTTTATTTAACTTTTCATATATCGAAAGTACTTCTCTTTTAAGAAATGGATGCACACCTGCCGGTGAGGACTGCTCAGTTGAAATATTGATATCTACAGCTGTTTCAAAAGGCTTGACAGTCACGACTGTCACAATGGCAAAACAGGATTTGTCTTTTTTAAGTTCTGCTGCAATCTCGCCGTGTTCTTTGGAAATGCTGAGAATGTTTACATTATGATCTGCTCTGAATAACTCTTCAATCGTCTGAAGCATTTGTGCTGTATTGGTTCTATAGTATCTTGTAGTAAGCTCAGGGTCAGAGTGATTTTCGTTTGTTTCACACTGCTTTTTATAGCGGCTGGCAAGCTGCCTAAAAATTGACATTCTCTTTCCTCCATATATTTTTTGTATCCTTATTGTACTATTTTTTATAGAGATACTAAAGGCAATGGATTTTAGGCAAAATAAAAAGAGGTGTATTAGATACACCTCTGGATTGCCTAAGAGTCATTCTGTATTAAAGTACTTGAGCTTGTTTAACTTGAACTGGACCCATACCGCGAGGAATTTCGATATTCTCACGCGTTTGAGCTCCTAACGCTTCTGCAATAAAGTCTGCAGCAATGTTAGGGTCAAGATCTCCACACGTATACACATCAATGCTGGCATAGCCATGCTCCGGGAAGCTGTGAATAGTTAAATGAGATTCAGAGATGATCACCACTCCGCTTACACCCTGTGGCGCAAATTTATGAAATGCAACCTCGCGAATTTCAGCACCAGATTTTAATGCAGCATTTACGAATGTCTGCTCAATAAAATCCATATCATTTAACTTTTCAAAATCGCATCCCCAAAGTTCTGAGATTACGTGACGACCCATAGTTTCCATATTCAAATTTCCCCCTTTAAACTTTTAAGCTATTAATTAATGAAATTCCAGATTTATACTGGTCTATAACTACCACGGGGGAAAGTTAGTCCAGAGAGGTCCTAACCCTTTAAGTAGCTACCATACCAAAACCTCGAAGAAGTTCACGAGGATTAGTATACTTTGTTTAATTTCTTTTTGCAACACATTGTTTTACATTTTTTTTGGCAAAATTTCTGAAGAATTTTCCTTCTCAGGATTTAGTTTTGTCCAATAAAAGGAGCCTGCCGGGGAATGGCAGGCTTTAAGGGTATGGGTAGTTTTATATTAAAAGAGATTGGCAATTATCCAACTTTTACGGCAGATGCCTGAAAAAGTTCCTGTGCAACATATTTTGTCAAGTCTACGACACGGCAAGAATAGCCCCACTCATTATCGTACCAGGCAAGCACTTTCACTTTGCTGGTGCCGATTACCATTGTAGATAATCCATCAATGATGGCAGAGTGTTCATTTGTGTTGAAATCGATTGACACTAACGGTTCGTCAGTAATATCCAGGATACCATGCAGCGATCCTTGTGAAGCTGTAGCAAATGCCGCATTCACTTCTTCAATTGTAACGTCCCGCTTTAAGTCTACCACGAGATCCACTAAGGAAACGTTAGGAGTCGGCACACGCAGTGCCATACCATGCAATTTGCCCTTTAAATGAGGCAATACCAGTGACAAAGCTTTGGCAGCACCAGTGGAAGTCGGGATGATCGACTGTCCGCAGGCACGTGCACGGCGTAAATCCTTATGCGGGTTATCAATATTCTTTTGATCGTTTGTATATGCATGAACTGTTGTCATAAGTCCGTTTTCAATGCCAAATTGTTCATCAAGGACTTTTGCAACAGGTGCAAGGCAGTTTGTTGTACAGGATGCATTTGAAATAATATCATGTTCTTCGATTTTTAATGCGCTTTCATTTACGCCCATAACAATAGTCACATCTTCATTTTTTCCAGGAGCAGTAAGTATGACCTTTTTAGCTCCGGCATCAAGATGAAGAGCCGCTTTATCACGGGAATTAAACTTTCCTGTAGCTTCAATAACGATATCGATATTCATTTCTTTCCAGGGAAGTTCTTCAGGATTCCGGCTGCTGACAAGCTGAACCCTTTTACCGTTCACAACAATAGCATTGTCTTCCGGAACAACGCTTCCCTCGAATGGTCCATGGTTGGTATCATATTTAATTAAGTGTGCCAAAGTTTCAGCCGGATAGCTTGCATTTATGGCAGCCACTTCAAGATTTTCATCAAGGATGGCTTTTCTAAAAACCATACGTCCAATTCTTCCAAAACCATTAATCGCTATTTTCGCCTTCATGTTACGGCCCCTTCCGCATTAGTGTTATACTTTTTATTACCCTAAGATGTAATTAGTATAACATATTGAAGATCATTTGTGATGAATAAAATGCGGATTTTTTAATGTTCAACAATTCAGAAATATCAGCCCATGCACTTTCTGCTTTTTATATGGTAATGGTCTATCTTACAGTCGCATGGCTGATTATTTTTGTCATACTAATTAGGCTTTAAGCACATCAAAAAAGAGCCTATCAAAGGCTCCTCAGACAGCATTCCATTTTTTAAAAATACCCCACAATTGTTTTTCTGTTTCTTCAATTGTGCCATTATTATCAATTACAGCATCGGCCAATGCCTTCTTATCTTTTAAAGGCATCTGGGATTGAATTCTTGCCATCGCTTCTTTTTCGGATAGCTGATTTCTTTGCATCAGCCTTTGCAGCTGTATATCTTCATCTGCATATACTAATAAGGTTTTGTCGCACATGTATTGTAATTTACTTTCAAATAAAAGCGGGATATCAAGAATAATCAGCTGTTCCTTACGGCTGATAGCTTGTTCCTTCTTGGCTGTCATTCTTTTGCGGACGGCAGGATGTACAATGCTATTTAAGGCTTTCCGCTCTGTTTCATTATGAAATATAATGGAGCCCAGTTCTGCACGATCAATTGAACCGTCCTTGAGAAGAACTCTTTCCCCAAAATGACGGAGAATTTCCTGATAAGCTTCCTCACCTTTTTCAACAGCTAACCTCGCTTCTATATCCGCGTCTATTACAGTGTACCCTTTTTTAAT
It encodes the following:
- the nrdR gene encoding transcriptional regulator NrdR, with the protein product MRCPSCQNNNTRVLDSRPVDDSRSIRRRRECEKCGYRFTTFEKVEEIPLIVVKKEGTREEFSREKILRGLIKACEKRPVALKDLEDITFEVEKELRSNGVSEIKSDEIGEMVMDRLANVDEVAYVRFASVYRQFKDINVFIDELKELIKKEQS
- the speD gene encoding adenosylmethionine decarboxylase encodes the protein METMGRHVISELWGCDFEKLNDMDFIEQTFVNAALKSGAEIREVAFHKFAPQGVSGVVIISESHLTIHSFPEHGYASIDVYTCGDLDPNIAADFIAEALGAQTRENIEIPRGMGPVQVKQAQVL
- a CDS encoding glyceraldehyde-3-phosphate dehydrogenase translates to MKAKIAINGFGRIGRMVFRKAILDENLEVAAINASYPAETLAHLIKYDTNHGPFEGSVVPEDNAIVVNGKRVQLVSSRNPEELPWKEMNIDIVIEATGKFNSRDKAALHLDAGAKKVILTAPGKNEDVTIVMGVNESALKIEEHDIISNASCTTNCLAPVAKVLDEQFGIENGLMTTVHAYTNDQKNIDNPHKDLRRARACGQSIIPTSTGAAKALSLVLPHLKGKLHGMALRVPTPNVSLVDLVVDLKRDVTIEEVNAAFATASQGSLHGILDITDEPLVSIDFNTNEHSAIIDGLSTMVIGTSKVKVLAWYDNEWGYSCRVVDLTKYVAQELFQASAVKVG
- the coaE gene encoding dephospho-CoA kinase (Dephospho-CoA kinase (CoaE) performs the final step in coenzyme A biosynthesis.), producing the protein MSLTVGLTGGIASGKSTVSSLLIKKGYTVIDADIEARLAVEKGEEAYQEILRHFGERVLLKDGSIDRAELGSIIFHNETERKALNSIVHPAVRKRMTAKKEQAISRKEQLIILDIPLLFESKLQYMCDKTLLVYADEDIQLQRLMQRNQLSEKEAMARIQSQMPLKDKKALADAVIDNNGTIEETEKQLWGIFKKWNAV